One window from the genome of Oryza glaberrima chromosome 3, OglaRS2, whole genome shotgun sequence encodes:
- the LOC127765203 gene encoding 26S proteasome non-ATPase regulatory subunit 13 homolog B-like — MALQFVESQREARPELADPYADLADLYQRKLWHQLTLKLDHFLQLPAAQTGDTLIQLYNNFITDFETKINLLKLAHFAVIASRQYPDKDAAISFLEGVITKLRETKDLRINEPILYVKMQIAAINLEKGNQKECKKLLDEGKSTLDSMTDVDPTVHASFYWISSQYHKARQEFAEFYKNALLYLAYTTVESLSESFKLDLAFDLSLAALLGDNIYNFGELLAHPIINSLIGTKVEWVYHMLQAFNTGNLALYQELCRVHNAALSAQPALVQNERKLLEKINILCLMEIIFSRASEDRTIPLSVIAERTKLSISDVEYLLMKSLSVHLIEGIIDEVDSTVHVSWVQPRVLGIPQVKALRERLDAWVGKVHTTLLSVEAETPDLVAA; from the exons ATGGCGCTGCAGTTCGTCGAGTCGCAGCGCGAGGcgcggccggagctcgccgacccgtacgccgacctcgccgacctCTACCAGCGGAAGCTCTGGCACCAGCTCACCCTCAAGCTCGACCACTTCCTCCAGCTCCCCGCCGCGCAG ACGGGTGACACCCTCATACAGCTCTACAACAATTTCATCACTGATTTCGAGACGAAGATCAATCTTCTCAAACTTGCGCATTTCGCGGTCATCGCTTCGCGCCAGTACCCCGACAAGGATGCTGCTATAAGTTTCCTCGAGGGGGTAATCACGAAATTGCGCGAGACAAAGGACCTGCGCATCAATGAACCCATTCTCTACGTCAAGATGCAAATCGCTGCGATTAACCTGGAGAAGGGAAATCAGAAGGAGTGCAAGAAACTTTTGGACGAAGGAAAATCTACTCTAGATAGCATGACTGATGTTGATCCCACAGTTCATGCTAGCTTCTACTGGATATCATCTCAGTACCATAAGGCTCGCCAAGAATTTGCTGAGTTCTACAAGAATGCCCTTCTGTATCTAGCTTACACTACTGTAGAGTCACTCTCTGAGTCTTTCAAACTG GATTTGGCATTTGATCTCTCCCTTGCAGCCTTGCTTGGTGATAACATCTACAACTTTGGGGAATTGTTAGCTCACCCGATT ATCAACAGTCTTATTGGAACCAAGGTGGAGTGGGTCTATCATATGTTACAAGCATTCAACACCGGCAACCTAGCTCTCTACCAAGAACTATGTAGGGTCCACAATGCTGCTCTTAGTGCTCAGCCAGCTTTGGTGCAGAATGAACGGAAACTGCTAGAGAAGATCAACATTCTATGTCTGATGGAGATAATCTTTAG CCGGGCGTCAGAAGACAGAACTATCCCATTAAGTGTTATAGCCGAGCGCACTAAGCTTTCTATCAGTGATGTGGAATATCTTCTTATGAAGAGCCTCTCG GTTCATCTTATAGAGGGGATAATTGATGAGGTGGACAGCACAGTTCACGTGTCATGGGTCCAGCCTAGAGTACTTGGAATTCCACAGGTGAAGGCGTTGCGCGAGCGGTTGGACGCGTGGGTTGGAAAAGTGCATACCACCCTGTTGTCCGTTGAGGCAGAGACGCCTGATCTTGTAGCTGCATAA
- the LOC127768898 gene encoding digalactosyldiacylglycerol synthase 2, chloroplastic-like: MSTRRHLAVFTTASLPWMTGTAINPLFRAAYLAKDGDREVTLVIPWLSLRDQELVYPNKIVFGSPLEHEAYVRRWIEERISFRPSFSIKFYPAKFSKELRSILPVGDITECIPDEVADVAVLEEPEHLNWYHHGRKWKNKFRRVIGVVHTNYIAYVKREKNGQAIACFMKYMNTWVTRIYCHKIIRLSGATQDLPRSVVCNVHGVNPKFLEVGKLKLKQLRNGEIAFTKGAYYIGKMVWSKGYRELLDLLSKYQSKLVGLEVDLYGSGEDSDEVRKSAELLSLAVKVHPGRDHADPLFHDYKVFINPSTTDVVCTTTAEALAMGKIVICANHPSNEFFKQFPNCRTYDSGEEFVQLTLDALAEQPAPLTDMQSYDLSWEAATERFMEAAELNLPISAEPRIHQTSKASLPAFMRTRKLKQSLEDASVYLHQALSGLEVTRRAFGAVPKTLQPDEQLCNDLGLAPAKKKRLKLKLMT; the protein is encoded by the exons ATGTCGACAAGGCGTCATCTTGCAGTATTTACCACTGCAAGCCTCCCATGGATGACAGGAACGGCCATCAACCCGTTGTTCCGGGCGGCCTATCTTGCAAAGGATGGGGATAGGGAGGTCACCTTGGTAATCCCCTGGCTTTCTCTGAGGGACCAAGAATTGGTTTACCCGAATAAGATTGTGTTCGGTTCGCCTTTGGAGCATGAGGCCTATGTTCGTCGCTGGATTGAGGAGAGGATCAGTTTCAGACCTTCCTTCAGCATCAAATTCTACCCTGCGAAG TTCTCTAAAGAACTGAGAAGTATTCTACCTGTTGGAGATATCACAGAATGTATTCCAGATGAAGTGGCTGATGTTGCTGTTCTGGAAGAACCTGAACATCTCAATTGGTACCACCATGGGCGCAAATGGAAAAATAAGTTCAGGCGAGTGATAGGTGTGGTTCACACAAATTATATAGCATAtgtgaaaagagaaaagaatggACAAGCGATTGCCTGTTTCATGAAGTACATGAACACCTGGGTTACCCGGATTTATTGCCACAAG ATTATCAGATTGTCAGGTGCCACCCAAGATCTTCCCAGATCTGTTGTGTGCAATGTCCATGGCGTGAATCCAAAATTTCTTGAGGTAGGTAAACTAAAGTTGAAGCAGCTGCGGAATGGGGAAATAGCCTTCACAAAAGGGGCATACTATATTGGGAAGATGGTGTGGAGTAAAGGATACAGGGAACTTCTTGACCTGCTGTCCAAATATCAGAGCAAGTTGGTGGGTTTGGAAGTAGATTTATATGGTAGCGGAGAAGATTCCGACGAAGTTCGAAAATCTGCAGAACTTCTGAGTTTGGCCGTGAAGGTTCACCCAGGACGTGATCATGCAGATCCCCTGTTCCATGA CTATAAAGTATTCATCAACCCTAGCACAACAGATGTGGTCTGTACAACAACTGCCGAGGCCCTTGCAATGGGAAAGATTGTCATATGTGCCAATCACCCTTCAAACGAGTTCTTCAAGCAGTTCCCTAATTGCCGCACCTATGACAGTGGCGAGGAATTTGTACAACTAACGCTGGATGCTCTAGCAGAGCAGCCTGCTCCACTGACTGACATGCAGAGTTATGACCTATCTTGGGAGGCCGCGACCGAGAGATTCATGGAAGCCGCGGAGCTGAACCTTCCTATCTCAGCAGAACCAAGAATCCATCAAACATCCAAGGCCTCTCTCCCTGCTTTTATGAGGACTCGTAAACTGAAACAGAGCTTGGAGGATGCATCAGTTTACCTGCATCAAGCACTCTCAGGACTTGAAGTCACCCGTCGCGCCTTCGGTGCTGTTCCGAAGACGCTGCAACCTGATGAGCAGCTGTGCAACGATCTAGGTTTGGCTCCCGCCAAGAAAAAGAGGTTGAAATTGAAGCTGATGACCTGA
- the LOC127766488 gene encoding ninja-family protein MODD encodes MEGFSRDLLCGIGKGGDGPRGEVRPRVDMEAEEVELNLGLSLGGRFGLDRRGEKLARSSSVAAILAAPTEPSAPPSGLFRTSSLPTVAAAEAAKKQGVDELSCRRPSGGAEAEPAAARLPSSGSPSSGSSDGEGRRLEVNMTDTLMRTSSLPAGIEDEWRKRKEAQSLKRLEVKRKRIERRNSLTSNISKEAVGQILEEMNAGAEKVESCDDVATGNKKTGGNVNHSSDRNRCTGLPPVHRATYTQQRGSLSGIPTKHIPAMKGSADAEEHNVPSAATEHRNGAAIATPPFSALAVRAVALASRGEQLRATGRVAARAKSMGDVERIMMQEMPCVCTKGLPNGKRVEGFLYKYRKGEEVRIVCVCHGSFLTPAEFVKHAGGGDVANPLRHIVVNPIPPSLY; translated from the exons ATGGAGGGCTTCTCGAGGGACTTGCTGTGCGGCATCGGCAAGGGAGGAGACGGGCCCCGCGGCGAGGTGAGGCCGCGCGTGGACATGGAGGCTGAGGAGGTGGAGCTCAACCTCGGGCTGTCGCTCGGCGGCCGGTTCGGGCTGGACAGGAGAGGGGAGAAGCTCGCCAGGTCGTCGTCGGTCGCGGCCATCTTGGCGGCGCCGACGgagccgtcggcgccgccgtccgggCTCTTCAGGACGAGCTCGCTGCCGACCgtggccgccgcggaggcggcgaaaAAGCAGGGTGTGGATGAATTGAGCTGTCGCCgcccgagcggcggcgcggaggcggagcccgcggcggcgaggctgccaTCGAGCGGGAGCCCGTCATCGGGCTCGTCGGACGGCGAAGGGCGCAGGCTTGAAG TGAATATGACAGACACTCTCATGAGAACAAGTTCACTCCCTGCCGGCATCGAGGATGAATGGAGGAAGCGAAAGGAGGCTCAGAGTCTGAAGCGACTCGAAGTGAAGAGGAAGAGAATTGAGAGGAGGAACTCTCTCACTTCCAACATTTCCAAAGAGGCTGTTGGGCAGATATTAGAGGAGATGAATGCAGGAGCTGAGAAAGTAGAAAGTTGCGATGATGTTGCTACAGGCAATAAGAAGACGGGAGGAAATGTGAACCATAGCAGTGATAGAAACCGCTGCACTGGACTTCCTCCAGTCCACCGTGCCACGTATACTCAACAACGTGGCAGTCTGTCCGGAATACCAACAAAGCATATTCCAGCTATGAAAG GATCTGCTGATGCCGAAGAGCACAACGTTCCATCGGCCGCTACCGAGCACCGAAATGGAGCAGCCATAGCAACACCGCCATTTTCGGCACTGGCGGTGAGGGCAGTAGCTCTTGCTTCCAGGGGAGAGCAGCTGCGTGCTACAGGAAGAGTTGCGGCAAGAGCCAAGAGCATGGGAGATGTGGAGAGGATCATGATGCAGGAGATGCCATGCGTGTGCACCAAGGGGCTCCCCAATGGCAAGAGGGTTGAAGGCTTCCTGTACAAGTACAGGAAAGGCGAGGAGGTGAGGATTGTCTGTGTTTGCCATGGCAGCTTCCTGACCCCTGCTGAGTTTGTGAAGCACGCCGGAGGTGGAGATGTCGCGAACCCGCTTCGGCATATCGTCGTCAACCCTATCCCGCCATCCTTATACTGA
- the LOC127766487 gene encoding replication protein A 70 kDa DNA-binding subunit B produces the protein MDSDAAPSVTPGAVAFVLENASPDAATGVPVPEIVLQVVDLKPIGTRFTFLASDGKDKIKTMLLTQLAPEVRSGNIQNLGVIRVLDYTCNTIGEKQEKVLIITKLEVVFKALDSEIKCEAEKQEEKPAILLSPKEESVVLSKPTNAPPLPPVVLKPKQEVKSASQIVNEQRGNAAPAARLAMTRRVHPLISLNPYQGNWIIKVRVTSKGNLRTYKNARGEGCVFNVELTDVDGTQIQATMFNEAAKKFYPMFELGKVYYISKGSLRVANKQFKTVHNDYEMTLNENAVVEEAEGETFIPQIQYNFVKIDQLGPYVGGRELVDVIGVVQSVSPTLSVRRKIDNETIPKRDIVVADDSSKTVTISLWNDLATTTGQELLDMVDSAPIIAIKSLKVSDFQGLSLSTVGRSTIVVNPDLPEAEQLRAWYDSEGKGTSMASIGSDMGASRVGGARSMYSDRVFLSHITSDPNLGQDKPVFFSLNAYISLIKPDQTMWYRACKTCNKKVTEAIGSGYWCEGCQKNDAECSLRYIMVIKVSDPTGEAWLSLFNDQAERIVGCSADELDRIRKEEGDDSYLLKLKEATWVPHLFRVSVTQNEYMNEKRQRITVRSEAPVDHAAEAKYMLEEIAKLTGC, from the exons ATGGATTCCGACGCGGCACCGTCAGTGACGCCGGGGGCGGTGGCGTTCGTCCTGGAGAACGCGTCGCCGGACGCGGCCACCGGCGTGCCGGTGCCGGAGATCGTCCTCCAGGTCGTCGACCTCAAGCCCATCGGCACCCGCTTCAC TTTCTTGGCGAGCGATGGCAAGGACAAGATAAAGACGATGCTTCTCACCCAGCTCGCTCCGGAGGTGCGCTCCGGCAACATCCAGAATCTCGGCGTCATCCGCGTCCTCGACTACACCTGCAACACCATCGGCGAAAAGCAGGAAAA GGTCTTGATTATCACGAAGCTCGAGGTCGTGTTCAAGGCGCTGGATTCCGAGATCAAGTGCGAGGCCGAAAAGCAAGAGGAGAAGCCGGCGATTCTGTTGAGTCCCAAGGAGGAATCCGTGGTTCTCTCCAAGCCCACGAACGCGCCGCCACTTCCTCCGGTTGTGCTGAAGCCCAAGCAGGAGGTGAAGTCCGCGTCCCAGATCGTGAACGAGCAGCGCGGCAA TGCTGCTCCTGCGGCGCGGTTGGCCATGACGAGAAGAGTTCATCCTTTGATCTCCCTGAACCCCTACCAGGGCAACTGGATCATCAAGGTGCGTGTCACAAGCAAGGGCAACCTGAGGACGTACAAGAATGCTCGTGGTGAAGGCTGCGTCTTCAATGTGGAGCTCACTGATGTGGAT GGCACCCAGATCCAGGCAACCATGTTCAACGAGGCTGCCAAGAAGTTCTATCCGATGTTTGAGCTGGGGAAGGTGTACTACATCTCCAAAGGATCTCTCAGAGTCGCCAACAAGCAGTTCAAGACTGTCCATAATGACTACGAGATGACCCTGAATGAGAATGCTGTTGTTGAGGAAGCTGAGGGCGAAACTTTTATCCCACAGATTCAGTACAACTTTGTCAAGATTGATCAGCTAGGGCCATATGTTGGTGGCAGGGAGCTAGTAG ATGTTATTGGGGTTGTTCAGAGCGTATCTCCTACTCTTAGTGTTAGGAGGAAGATTGACAACGAGACGATTCCAAAGCGTGACATCGTTGTAGCGGATGACTC GAGCAAAACTGTAACCATATCTCTTTGGAATGATCTTGCCACAACTACTGGTCAGGAGCTCTTGGACATGGTAGACTCTGCGCCTATCATTGCGATAAAGAGCCTAAAAGTATCTGACTTCCAAG GTTTGTCTCTGTCAACTGTGGGGAGAAGTACAATTGTAGTGAATCCTGACTTGCCTGAGGCAGAACAGCTCAGAGCTTG GTATGACTCTGAAGGCAAGGGTACTTCAATGGCATCAATTGGTTCAGATATGGGCGCATCAAGGGTTGGTGGCGCGAGATCCATGTACAGTGATAGAGTTTTTCTGTCTCACATCACAAGTGACCCCAACTTGGGTCAGGATAAG CCTGTGTTCTTCAGTCTGAATGCCTATATTAGCCTTATCAAGCCTGACCAAACCATGTGGTACCGAGCTTGCAAGACCTGCAACAAGAAGGTGACTGAGGCAATTGGATCAGGATACTGGTGTGAAGGGTGCCAGAAGAATGATGCTGAGTGCTCACTGAG GTACATCATGGTCATCAAGGTCTCCGACCCTACTGGTGAGGCCTGGCTTTCTCTGTTCAATGATCAGGCAGAGAGGATTGTTGGCTGCAGTGCAGACGAGCTTGATCGGATTAGGAAGGAG GAGGGTGATGACAGTTACCTTCTCAAGCTGAAGGAAGCTACTTGGGTTCCTCACCTGTTCCGCGTCAGCGTAACTCAGAATGAGTACATGAATGAGAAGAGGCAGAGGATCACTGTGAGGAGTGAAGCTCCGGTAGACCACGCAGCTGAAGCCAAGTACATGCTCGAGGAGATAGCCAAGCTGACAGGTTGCTAG